One window of the Arthrobacter sp. D5-1 genome contains the following:
- the hisD gene encoding histidinol dehydrogenase, with product MTTSSDTSARPAASLDFRSIDFRGRHLSLAELRAAVPRARHQTMADAEQKVQDIISAVRGRGFAALAELARKFDGVEQSHPRVPAEALDQALAGLDSDVRAALEESISRARQFAEQQRPANVDVALADGAVVSQNWIPVGRVGLYVPGGLAPLASSVIMNVVPAVAAGVESIALASPPQKDFDGLPHPTILAAAKLLGIDEVYAIGGAQAIVSFAYGIPGSADELPIEPVDVVTGPGNIFVATAKRLVKGVVGIDSEAGTTEIAILADSTAQAPLVAADLISQAEHDPKAASVLVTDSADLADAVVSELARQAAVTKHSARVLEALSGPQSGVVLVDDLEQGIAVCNAYAAEHLEIMTADAAAVASRIRNAGAIFVGDYSPVSLGDYCAGSNHVLPTSGTAAFSSGLNVTTFLRAVQVINYNRSALEQVSGHIVSLSGAEDLPGHGDAVRIRFA from the coding sequence GTGACCACTTCTTCGGATACTTCCGCCCGCCCCGCCGCTTCCCTCGATTTCCGGAGCATCGATTTCCGGGGCCGCCACCTTTCCCTGGCTGAGCTGCGTGCCGCAGTTCCCAGGGCGCGCCACCAGACCATGGCCGACGCCGAGCAGAAGGTCCAGGACATCATTTCAGCCGTCCGCGGCCGTGGCTTCGCGGCCCTCGCTGAGCTGGCCAGGAAGTTCGACGGCGTGGAACAGTCCCACCCACGGGTTCCGGCTGAGGCGCTGGACCAGGCCTTGGCCGGTCTGGATTCCGACGTCCGCGCTGCTTTGGAAGAGTCCATCAGCCGCGCCAGGCAGTTTGCGGAGCAGCAGCGCCCGGCCAATGTGGATGTTGCCCTGGCCGATGGCGCAGTCGTCAGCCAGAACTGGATTCCGGTGGGCCGCGTTGGGCTCTACGTGCCCGGCGGGCTCGCTCCTCTGGCCTCCTCAGTGATCATGAACGTGGTGCCGGCAGTAGCGGCCGGGGTTGAGTCGATTGCCCTGGCTTCCCCACCCCAGAAAGACTTCGACGGCCTTCCGCACCCCACCATCCTGGCTGCGGCAAAGCTGCTCGGCATTGATGAGGTCTATGCCATCGGCGGTGCGCAGGCGATCGTTTCCTTCGCCTACGGAATCCCGGGATCCGCAGACGAGCTGCCCATTGAACCCGTGGATGTGGTGACCGGCCCCGGAAACATCTTTGTTGCCACGGCCAAGAGGCTCGTCAAGGGCGTGGTGGGCATCGACTCAGAGGCCGGTACCACCGAGATTGCCATTCTTGCCGATTCCACAGCACAGGCCCCCCTCGTGGCCGCCGACCTCATCAGCCAGGCAGAGCACGACCCCAAAGCAGCTTCAGTTCTGGTGACGGACTCCGCTGACCTGGCTGACGCCGTCGTGTCTGAACTGGCACGGCAGGCTGCCGTCACCAAGCACAGCGCCCGGGTTCTGGAGGCGTTGTCCGGGCCGCAGTCCGGTGTGGTGCTGGTGGATGATCTCGAACAGGGGATCGCGGTCTGCAATGCCTATGCAGCTGAACACCTGGAAATCATGACGGCGGATGCTGCGGCTGTTGCGTCGCGGATCCGTAACGCCGGCGCCATCTTTGTGGGTGACTACAGCCCCGTCAGTCTGGGTGACTACTGTGCCGGATCCAACCACGTACTGCCCACCAGCGGAACAGCGGCCTTCTCTTCAGGCTTGAATGTCACCACGTTCCTCCGTGCCGTTCAGGTGATCAACTACAACCGTTCGGCGCTGGAACAGGTCAGCGGCCACATCGTGAGCTTGTCCGGTGCCGAAGATCTCCCCGGTCACGGCGACGCGGTCCGGATCCGCTTTGCGTAG
- the nrdR gene encoding transcriptional regulator NrdR: MYCPFCRNPDSRVVDSRMADDGSSIRRRRQCPECGRRFTTVETTSLSVIKRSGVGEPFSRIKVISGVRKACQGRPVTEDDLAMLAQEVEENIRSSGAAEIDAHEVGLAILGPLRKLDEVAYLRFASVYQAFESLEDFESAISLLRHEHEEHAKAGAKEAKGSEKSPL, from the coding sequence GTGTATTGTCCGTTCTGCCGGAATCCCGACTCCCGTGTCGTTGACAGCCGCATGGCCGACGACGGCTCTTCCATCCGCCGCCGCCGTCAGTGCCCTGAATGTGGCCGTCGATTCACCACCGTGGAGACCACCAGCCTTTCCGTCATCAAACGGTCCGGAGTCGGTGAGCCCTTCAGCCGGATCAAGGTCATCAGTGGTGTCCGCAAGGCATGCCAAGGACGCCCGGTTACTGAGGACGATCTCGCCATGTTGGCGCAGGAAGTCGAAGAAAACATCCGGTCCTCGGGTGCGGCGGAAATTGACGCGCACGAGGTCGGTTTGGCCATTCTTGGCCCGCTGCGGAAGCTGGACGAGGTAGCCTACTTGCGCTTCGCCAGCGTCTACCAGGCTTTTGAGTCCCTGGAAGACTTTGAATCGGCCATTTCACTGCTTCGCCACGAGCATGAAGAGCATGCGAAGGCCGGGGCAAAAGAAGCCAAGGGTTCAGAGAAGAGCCCACTCTAG
- a CDS encoding flavin reductase family protein — MTSEPSGFDQTFREMFRRHAAGVAIITANLNGKPFGFTATSVASLSAEPPRFTFNMARSSSSWPAVANAEYIGVHMLGLENQALANRFARTRDRFEGDHWEPGPHDVPILKDVSGWLVGKIQMRLSFENNAVVVVEVIDGQVGDDGTPLLYHSGGYSKPAPLDYEI; from the coding sequence GTGACAAGCGAACCATCCGGCTTTGACCAGACTTTCCGGGAGATGTTCCGCAGGCATGCCGCCGGGGTTGCCATCATCACGGCGAACTTGAACGGAAAGCCCTTCGGCTTCACCGCCACCTCTGTGGCGTCGCTGTCCGCCGAGCCGCCCCGGTTCACTTTCAACATGGCCAGGAGCTCCAGTTCGTGGCCGGCCGTAGCCAATGCCGAGTACATCGGTGTCCACATGCTGGGGCTTGAGAACCAAGCCCTCGCCAACCGTTTCGCACGGACACGTGACCGGTTCGAAGGCGACCATTGGGAACCTGGCCCCCACGATGTGCCGATTCTCAAGGATGTCAGTGGCTGGTTGGTGGGCAAGATCCAGATGCGGCTCTCGTTCGAGAACAACGCAGTGGTAGTAGTGGAGGTCATCGATGGCCAAGTAGGCGACGACGGCACTCCCCTGCTGTACCACAGCGGCGGTTACAGCAAGCCGGCGCCGCTCGACTACGAAATCTGA
- the lspA gene encoding signal peptidase II, whose amino-acid sequence MTDFTDDAPQPAPAARRKWRPAMLWLFAGFAVFAYTFDQLTKLWVTSTMTEGERIPVLPPLLHWYYIRNSGAAFSIGENVTWIFTIVMAVVSVAILFQLRRLGSAWWALSLGLLLGGALGNLTDRLFREPSFAMGHVVDFIQLPNFAIFNIADSAVVSGVVIICLLTLRGIGMDGTRQTSAPKPADDARSANDAKPAGGSTGEPAGE is encoded by the coding sequence ATGACCGACTTCACCGATGACGCCCCACAGCCGGCGCCCGCCGCCCGCCGCAAGTGGCGCCCGGCCATGCTCTGGCTGTTTGCCGGCTTCGCCGTGTTTGCCTACACCTTTGATCAGCTCACCAAGCTTTGGGTGACCAGCACCATGACGGAGGGGGAGCGGATCCCCGTTCTTCCCCCGTTGCTGCACTGGTACTACATCCGGAATTCGGGTGCCGCGTTCTCCATCGGCGAGAACGTAACCTGGATCTTCACGATTGTCATGGCCGTCGTATCCGTGGCGATCCTCTTCCAGTTGCGGCGCCTGGGATCGGCCTGGTGGGCCCTGTCGCTGGGCCTGCTGCTCGGAGGAGCGTTGGGCAACCTCACTGACCGCTTGTTCCGGGAACCGTCGTTTGCGATGGGCCACGTCGTGGATTTCATCCAGCTGCCCAACTTTGCCATTTTCAACATCGCAGACTCAGCCGTGGTGTCCGGCGTCGTCATCATCTGCCTCCTGACGCTTCGCGGCATCGGCATGGATGGGACGCGTCAAACGTCTGCTCCCAAGCCGGCTGATGACGCACGGTCCGCCAATGATGCCAAGCCGGCAGGCGGTTCCACCGGGGAGCCCGCCGGTGAGTAG
- a CDS encoding SDR family oxidoreductase — MAEDTVPGVGTVIVTGASRGIGAAVAHAAARAGYAVVVNYSEDSAGAKNVAEDIIGLGGRALAVQADVSRPADVVRLFDEAAALGQVTAVINNAAITGNLIGPLVGVPAETIQRVVDVNVSGMIHMCQEAVRRLSTDNGGSGGSIVNISSTATKAGSPGTWVHYAATKGAVDVLTVGLAAEVAKQGIRVNAVAPGSTNTGLHAAAGMPDRVERLNPTIPMGRGAEPEEVAAAVLWLTSAEAGYITGAVLPVSGGR, encoded by the coding sequence GGGAGTCGGAACGGTAATCGTCACGGGGGCCAGCCGAGGCATCGGAGCTGCCGTGGCCCACGCTGCGGCGCGCGCAGGATATGCAGTGGTGGTCAACTACTCCGAGGACAGCGCAGGAGCTAAAAACGTGGCTGAGGACATTATCGGACTGGGCGGCAGGGCACTGGCCGTCCAGGCCGACGTCAGCCGCCCCGCCGACGTCGTGCGTTTGTTCGACGAAGCCGCGGCCTTGGGTCAGGTGACCGCCGTTATCAACAACGCGGCCATCACCGGCAACCTGATCGGCCCCCTGGTGGGCGTACCGGCCGAGACCATTCAACGGGTTGTTGACGTCAACGTATCCGGGATGATCCATATGTGCCAGGAAGCTGTTCGACGGCTCTCCACCGACAACGGCGGCAGTGGCGGATCGATCGTTAATATCTCGTCAACCGCCACCAAAGCGGGCTCGCCTGGAACCTGGGTCCACTACGCTGCCACGAAGGGCGCTGTAGATGTCCTCACGGTTGGTTTGGCGGCCGAGGTGGCCAAACAGGGCATCCGGGTCAACGCGGTGGCCCCCGGCAGCACCAACACAGGATTGCATGCCGCCGCAGGCATGCCGGACCGGGTGGAAAGGTTGAACCCCACCATTCCCATGGGGCGCGGGGCTGAACCCGAAGAAGTGGCGGCGGCCGTCTTATGGCTGACGTCCGCCGAGGCCGGGTACATTACCGGAGCTGTGCTTCCTGTTTCCGGAGGCCGCTGA
- a CDS encoding RluA family pseudouridine synthase, which yields MSSAVVVPDELAGVRADAGLAQLLGISRSAAALLIAEGNVTVGGVAMGKSAKLAAGSVLKVTVPDRRDPLEVVEEVVEGLKILLDDDEFVVIDKPVGVAAHPSPGWVGPTVVGGLAGAGYRISTSGAPERAGIVHRLDVGTSGVMVVAKTEHAYTMLKRAFKERTVEKVYHAVVQGLPDPLEGTIDAPIGRHPGHDWRFAVIEDGRPSVTHYEVLEAFGKATLVEVHLETGRTHQIRVHFSALRHPCAGDLTYGADPRLAATLGLTRQWLHARQLGFTHPGTGEWVEVSSEYPADLQYALDLLATGSA from the coding sequence GTGAGTAGCGCTGTAGTGGTGCCCGACGAACTGGCAGGTGTTCGGGCTGACGCAGGCCTGGCCCAGTTGCTTGGCATCTCCCGTTCCGCGGCGGCGCTGCTGATCGCTGAAGGCAACGTCACTGTAGGCGGCGTGGCAATGGGCAAGTCGGCAAAACTTGCCGCCGGCTCAGTGCTGAAGGTCACCGTCCCGGATCGACGGGATCCCTTGGAAGTGGTGGAGGAAGTTGTGGAAGGCCTGAAGATCCTGCTTGACGACGACGAGTTCGTAGTCATCGACAAACCGGTGGGGGTCGCGGCCCATCCTTCACCCGGCTGGGTGGGACCCACAGTGGTGGGAGGTCTCGCCGGGGCCGGGTACAGGATTTCGACGTCCGGTGCGCCCGAGCGCGCAGGGATCGTCCACCGGCTGGACGTCGGTACGTCGGGTGTCATGGTAGTGGCCAAGACTGAACACGCTTACACCATGCTGAAGCGCGCTTTCAAGGAACGGACCGTGGAGAAGGTCTACCATGCTGTGGTCCAGGGACTGCCTGACCCCCTGGAGGGCACCATTGATGCTCCCATCGGCCGCCACCCCGGCCACGACTGGCGGTTCGCGGTGATCGAGGACGGCCGGCCATCAGTAACCCACTACGAGGTGTTGGAAGCCTTCGGCAAGGCAACCCTGGTGGAAGTGCACCTGGAGACCGGCAGGACACACCAGATCCGCGTGCACTTTTCGGCCTTGCGTCACCCGTGTGCCGGAGATCTCACCTACGGCGCGGATCCCCGTCTCGCGGCCACCCTGGGATTGACCCGCCAGTGGCTGCACGCGCGTCAGCTTGGATTCACCCACCCCGGCACGGGTGAGTGGGTGGAAGTCAGCAGCGAGTATCCGGCGGACCTCCAGTACGCCTTGGACCTGCTCGCCACCGGTTCAGCGTAG
- the dnaE gene encoding DNA polymerase III subunit alpha, whose translation MTSSNDSFVHLHTHTEYSMLDGAARLGELFDETERLGMPALATTDHGYLFGAFDFWRKATDKGIKPIIGVEAYVTPGTARGDKERVRWGDESQRKDDVSGGGSYTHMTLLSYNNVGMRNLFRASSIASLDSVFGKWPRLDRELLNTYSEGLIATTGCPSGEVQTKLRLGLYREAVEAAAEFRDIFGAENYFCELMDHGLDIERRVTGDLLRLAKELNLPLVATNDLHYTHEHDAKAHEALLAIQSGSTLLEPTYDNGGSRFAFSGSGYYLKSPQEMRELFRDHPEACDNTLLIAERCEVSFNTGANYMPRFPCPPGEDETSWLVKEVDAGLKYRYPQGIPDKVRKQADYELGVITSMGFPGYFLVVADFINWAKNNGIRVGPGRGSGAGSMVAYAMRITDLDPLQHGLIFERFLNPDRVSMPDFDVDFDDRRRSEVIDYVTKKYGDERVAMIVTYGTIKTKQALKDSSRVLGYPFSMGETLTKALPPAVMAKDIPLADIQNPESKRYSEAGDFRQLIATDPEAAKVFETALGIEGLKRQWGVHAAGVIMSSDPIIDVIPIMRRFQDGQVITQFDYPTSEGLGLIKMDFLGLRNLTIISDALENIKMNRGVELDLENLELDDAASYELLARGDTLGVFQLDGGPMRSLLKLMKPDNFEDISAVLALYRPGPMGANAHTDYALRKNGIQEVIPIHPELEEPLKEILGGTFGLIVYQEQVMAVAQKLAGYSLGQADILRRAMGKKKKSELDKQFAGFSQGMQDNGYSMAAVKTLWDILLPFSDYAFNKAHSAAYGVISYWTAYLKAHYAPEYMAALLTSVGDDKDKSAIYLNECRRMGITVLPPDVNESSLNFTPVGTDIRFGMGAIRNVGVNVVDAMVSTRATEGNYTSFKDFLLKVPAVVCNKRTIESLIKAGAFDSLGHHRRALAMIHEEAIDSVITLKRNEAIGQFDLFAGFEDQEPEASLTTEIPDLPEWEKKDKLSFERDMLGLYVSDHPLQGLEGVLSQHAEQSITSIIGEDGPHDGAIVTIAGMITSLSRRIAKASGNAYARAEIEDLGASMEVMFFGQVYGPIASVLAEDLIVVVKGRLQRRDDGAVTLNCMELSVPDLSESVNGPVVITIPTFKATEAVVTDLRDVLRTHRGNSEVRLKLMGDTKVEVMGLPVHMRVNPSPSLFGDLKVLLGPACLDN comes from the coding sequence GTGACTTCCAGCAATGATTCGTTCGTCCACCTGCACACCCATACCGAGTACTCCATGCTGGATGGAGCGGCCCGTCTGGGTGAGCTGTTCGATGAAACCGAACGTCTCGGGATGCCCGCTCTGGCCACCACAGACCACGGCTACTTGTTCGGTGCGTTCGACTTCTGGCGCAAAGCCACGGACAAGGGCATCAAGCCCATCATCGGCGTCGAAGCCTATGTCACGCCCGGCACCGCCCGGGGCGACAAGGAACGAGTCCGCTGGGGCGACGAAAGCCAGCGCAAGGACGACGTTTCCGGTGGTGGCTCATACACCCACATGACGCTCTTGAGCTACAACAATGTGGGTATGAGGAACCTGTTCCGGGCTTCCTCCATTGCGTCCCTCGACTCGGTTTTTGGTAAGTGGCCCAGGCTGGACCGGGAACTGCTCAACACTTACTCCGAAGGTTTGATCGCCACCACGGGCTGCCCCTCCGGGGAAGTGCAGACCAAGCTGCGGCTCGGCCTTTACCGCGAGGCCGTTGAGGCTGCAGCGGAGTTCCGCGACATCTTCGGGGCAGAGAACTACTTCTGTGAACTGATGGACCACGGCCTGGACATTGAACGCCGTGTGACCGGCGACCTCCTGCGCCTGGCCAAGGAGCTCAACCTGCCGCTGGTGGCCACCAACGACCTCCACTACACGCACGAGCACGATGCCAAAGCCCACGAGGCTTTGCTGGCAATCCAGTCCGGTTCCACCCTTTTGGAACCAACGTACGACAACGGCGGCTCCCGCTTCGCTTTCTCGGGCAGCGGCTACTACCTGAAGTCTCCACAGGAAATGCGGGAACTGTTCCGCGACCACCCTGAGGCGTGCGACAACACGCTGCTGATTGCCGAGCGCTGCGAAGTTTCGTTCAACACGGGCGCCAACTACATGCCGCGTTTCCCTTGCCCGCCCGGGGAAGACGAGACCTCCTGGCTGGTCAAGGAAGTAGACGCCGGCCTCAAATACCGTTACCCCCAAGGCATCCCGGACAAGGTCCGCAAGCAAGCAGATTACGAGCTCGGCGTCATTACATCAATGGGCTTCCCGGGCTACTTCCTGGTGGTTGCCGACTTCATCAACTGGGCCAAGAACAACGGGATCCGGGTGGGTCCGGGACGTGGTTCCGGTGCAGGCTCCATGGTGGCTTACGCCATGCGCATCACCGACCTCGACCCCCTGCAGCACGGCCTGATCTTTGAACGCTTCCTGAACCCGGACCGTGTGTCCATGCCCGACTTCGACGTCGACTTCGATGACCGGCGCCGCTCCGAAGTGATCGACTACGTCACCAAGAAGTACGGTGACGAGCGCGTGGCGATGATCGTCACCTACGGAACCATCAAGACCAAGCAGGCGCTGAAGGACTCCTCCCGCGTTCTGGGCTACCCGTTCAGCATGGGCGAGACCTTGACCAAAGCGCTTCCGCCTGCCGTCATGGCCAAGGACATTCCCTTGGCGGACATCCAGAACCCGGAGTCCAAGCGCTACAGCGAAGCAGGCGATTTCCGCCAGCTCATCGCCACCGACCCCGAGGCCGCCAAGGTCTTCGAGACGGCCTTGGGCATTGAAGGCCTGAAGCGCCAGTGGGGTGTCCACGCCGCGGGTGTCATCATGTCCTCGGACCCCATCATCGATGTCATTCCCATCATGCGCCGTTTCCAGGACGGCCAGGTCATCACCCAGTTCGATTACCCGACGTCCGAAGGCCTCGGCCTGATCAAGATGGACTTCCTGGGTCTGAGAAACCTGACGATCATTTCGGACGCCCTGGAAAACATCAAGATGAACCGTGGCGTCGAGTTGGACCTGGAAAACCTGGAACTCGACGACGCTGCCTCCTATGAACTCCTTGCCCGCGGTGACACCCTGGGCGTGTTCCAGCTTGACGGGGGACCCATGCGGTCCTTGCTCAAGCTGATGAAGCCTGACAACTTTGAAGACATCTCCGCTGTCCTGGCGCTTTACCGCCCGGGTCCTATGGGCGCCAATGCCCACACTGATTACGCGCTGCGCAAGAACGGGATCCAAGAGGTCATTCCCATCCACCCGGAGCTGGAAGAACCCCTCAAGGAAATCCTCGGCGGCACCTTCGGCCTGATCGTGTATCAGGAGCAGGTTATGGCGGTGGCACAGAAGCTGGCCGGATACTCACTGGGCCAAGCTGACATTCTTCGCCGGGCCATGGGTAAGAAAAAGAAATCCGAACTGGACAAGCAGTTTGCCGGCTTCTCCCAAGGCATGCAGGACAACGGCTACTCCATGGCTGCCGTGAAGACCTTGTGGGACATTCTGCTTCCGTTCTCCGATTACGCGTTCAACAAAGCCCACTCGGCTGCTTACGGCGTGATCTCCTACTGGACGGCCTACTTGAAGGCGCACTACGCGCCGGAATACATGGCTGCACTGCTGACCTCGGTGGGCGATGACAAGGACAAGTCGGCCATCTACCTCAATGAATGCCGGCGCATGGGCATCACGGTCCTGCCGCCGGATGTCAACGAATCCTCGCTGAACTTCACCCCGGTGGGCACGGACATCCGTTTCGGTATGGGTGCCATCCGGAACGTCGGCGTCAACGTAGTGGACGCCATGGTTTCAACGCGCGCCACAGAGGGCAACTACACCTCGTTCAAGGATTTCCTCTTGAAGGTTCCGGCCGTGGTGTGCAACAAGCGAACCATCGAATCGCTGATCAAAGCCGGCGCTTTCGATTCGCTGGGGCACCACCGCCGGGCTTTGGCCATGATCCACGAAGAAGCCATCGATTCCGTGATCACCCTCAAGCGCAACGAGGCGATTGGCCAGTTCGACCTCTTCGCCGGCTTCGAGGACCAGGAGCCCGAAGCGTCGCTCACCACGGAAATCCCCGACCTTCCCGAGTGGGAGAAGAAGGACAAGCTGTCCTTCGAACGGGACATGCTGGGACTCTACGTTTCAGACCATCCCCTGCAAGGGCTGGAAGGCGTTCTTAGCCAGCACGCGGAACAGTCCATTACCTCGATCATCGGTGAAGACGGACCGCACGACGGCGCGATTGTCACCATCGCGGGCATGATCACCTCGTTGAGCCGCAGGATCGCCAAGGCCAGCGGCAACGCCTACGCCCGGGCAGAAATCGAAGACCTCGGCGCATCAATGGAGGTCATGTTCTTCGGGCAGGTCTACGGTCCCATCGCCTCCGTCCTGGCCGAGGACCTCATCGTGGTGGTCAAGGGCAGGCTGCAACGCCGGGACGACGGCGCAGTGACGCTGAACTGCATGGAGCTTTCGGTGCCGGACCTCAGCGAAAGCGTCAATGGTCCCGTGGTGATCACCATTCCCACGTTCAAGGCAACCGAAGCGGTCGTAACGGACCTGCGCGATGTCCTGCGCACTCACCGCGGGAACTCCGAAGTCCGGCTCAAGCTGATGGGTGATACCAAAGTGGAGGTCATGGGGTTGCCCGTGCATATGCGGGTCAACCCCAGCCCGTCGCTTTTCGGTGACTTGAAGGTCCTGCTGGGGCCGGCCTGCCTGGACAACTAG